In the genome of Pseudomonas sp. B33.4, the window GATCATCTACACCCGCGAGCAATTGTTCGGTGGTCGGCAACTGACTGAGGAAATCCAGCGTCGTTATGGCCTGACCATCGAGCAGGCGGGGCTGGCGAAAAAGCAGGGCGGTCTGCCCGATGATTACATCAGCGAGGTCTTGCAGCCGTTTCGTGAAGCGCTGGTACAGCAAGTGTCGCGCTCGTTGCAGTTTTTCTTCGCCTCCGGGCAATACAACGCGGTCGACCACATTCTGCTGGCCGGCGGTACGGCCTCAGTGCCGGGGCTGGACCGGCTGATCGAGCAGCGCCTGAAGACGCCGACGCAAGTGGCCAATCCGTTTTCCAATATGGCCTTGAGCAGCAAGGTCAATGCCGGAGCGCTGGCCAGCGACGCGCCGGCCCTGATGATCGCCTGCGGGCTCGCGCTCAGGAGTTTCGACTGATGGCGCGGATCAACCTCCTGCCCTGGCGTGAAGAGCGCCGCGAAGAACGGCGCAAACGCTTCCTGCTGGCCTTGATCGGTGTCGTCGTCGGCTCGGTCGGTGCGGTGTTGATTGCCGATCAGGTCATCAGCACCGCCATTGCACGACAAGTGGCGCGCAATGATTACATCGGCAAGCAGATTGCCGTGGTCGACGAACGGATCAAACAGATCAGCGATCTCAAGGCGCGTCGCCAGCAGCTGGTCGAACGCATGCGCATCATCCAGGATCTGCAAGGCAACCGGCAGATCAGCGGACGAATCTTCGATCAATTGGCACGCACGCTACCTGACGGGGCGTATTTCACCGATGTGAAGATGGCCGGCAAAACCCTGTCGATCAGCGGTGCCGCTGAATCGAACAACCGGATTTCCGAGTTGATGCGCAATCTGGACGCCTCCGACTGGTTCGACGCGCCGGGCCTCAACGAGGTGAAGGCGACGACCGAGGGCCAGGTGGATCAGGCCAATACCTTTGAGCTGACGGTACGGCAAACCCAGCCCCGAACCGTGGAGGACGAGCAATGAAGCCGTCCGAATGGCTGGAAAGCTTGCGCGACATCGATTTCAACGACCTCGATACCAGCAACATCGGCTCGTGGCCGGGGGCAGTGAAAGCCATCGCCGGGGCGCTGTTGATGGTGCTGGTGTTGGCGCTTGGCTATAACTTTTTCATCAGTGATCTGGAAAACCAGCTGGATGCCAAGCGCGAAGAGGAGGCTACGCTCAAGGAACAATTTGCCAGCAAGGCGCGCCTGTCAGCCAATCTTGAGCTGTACACCCAGCAAATGAAGGAGATGGAAAATACCTTCGGCGTATTGCTGCGGCAATTGCCCAGTGACACCGAAGTGCCGGGCTTGCTGGAAGACATCACTCGCACGGGGCTGGGCAGCGGCCTGGAGTTTGAAGAGATCAAACTGCTGCCGGAAGTCACCCAGCAGTTTTACATCGAGTTGCCGATTCAGATTACTGTCACCGGTGCTTACCACGACCTCGCCACGTTCGTCAGTGGCGTGGCCGGGCTACCGCGCATCGTTACCCTGCATGATTTCGAACTCGCACCGGCCAATAAAGACGGCGGGCCGAAGCTGCGCATGAGCATCCTTGCCAAGACCTACCGCTATAACGACAAGGGGCTGCAGAAATGAGCCCGGTTCGTTACATCGCGTTGGCGATGACGCTGCTCGCGTTGAACGGTTGTGGTGGCAGTGATGACTTCAGCGATCTCGACGCTTACATGAACGAAGTGCGCCTGCGCCCGGCGGGCAGGATTGAACCAACCCCGACATTCCGGTCTTACCCCACATTCACGTACAGCGCTGCCAATCTGCGCAGTCCGTTCTCGCGCCAGGTGCGCGTCGATCTGGCCGGGCAGAAACATGGCTCGCGCAACGTCAAACCGGACCCCAACCGGGTCAAGCAATACCTCGAAGGTTTCAACATCGAGCAGTTCGAGATGGTCGGCACGATCTCCAATGTTTCCGGCTCCTTTGCGCTGTTGCGCGGGGCGGGCGGGGTGCATCGGCTGAAAGTCGGCGATTACCTGGGGCGCAATGACGGTCGCATCGTCGCCATCAGCGCCACCCAGGTCGATGTCGTCGAAATCGTCCCCGACGGCGAAGGCGCCTGGCTGGAGCGTCCGCGCACCATTCCTTTGAAAGAGCACTCATAGTGGAAGTCGAACAATGAACAGGATTTTCTCCACCCTCGGTTTTTCGCTATGGATAGCGCTGATGTCGCCGATGGTACTCGCGGCCAATCTGAAGACGCTGGATGTGGCGGCGTTGCCGGGTGATCGCGTCGAGCTGAAGCTGTCGTTCGACGGCCCACCGCCACAGCCCAAGGGCTACACCACCGAATCACCGGCACGCATCGCCCTCGATTTGCCCGGTGTCGTCAGTCAATTGGCCAGCAAGAACCTTGATCTGGGCAGCGGCAATGCACGCACCGCCACGGTAGTCGAAGCCAAGGACCGCACGCGGCTGATCGTCAGTCTGACGCAACTGGCGCCTTACAACACGCGGGTCGCGGGCAACAATCTGTTCGTGGTGGTTGGGCAGGGCGCGCCGGCGGCGGCGCCGAGAGCTGCAGCCGTTACACCACGCGCTGCGGTAGCGGCTACGGCACCGGCCAAGGCCTTTGTGCCGAAAAGCCGGGCCATTCGCGGCGTGGATTTCCAGCGGGGTACGGCAGGTGAGGGCAACGTGGTCATCGATCTCTCCGACCCGACCATCGCTCCGGATATCCAGGAGCATGACGGCAAGATCATCCTCAGCTTTGCCCGCACACAACTCCCGGAAAAGCTACGGGTACGCCTCGACGTCAAGGATTTCGCCACCCCGGTGCAGTTCGTCAACGCGGCTGTGAGCGGTGATCGCACGGTCATCAGCGTCGAACCCGGCGGGACTTACGAGTACTCCACCTTTCAGACCGACAACAAGCTGACGGTCAGCATCCGTCCGATGACCGTCGATGATCTGCAAAAGCGTAACGCTGACCGTCAGGCGTACGTCGGCGAAAAACTCTCGCTGAATTTTCAGGACATTGATGTGCGTTCAGTGCTGCAACTGATCGCCGACTTCACCAACCTCAACCTTGTCGCCAGCGACACGGTGCAAGGTGGTATCACCTTGCGCCTGCAGAACGTGCCGTGGGATCAGGCGCTGGATCTGGTGCTGAAAACCAAGGGCCTGGATAAACGCAAGATCGGCAATGTGCTGCTGGTTGCTCCGGCCGATGAAATCGCTGCCCGCGAGCGCCAGGAACTGGAGTCGCAGAAGCAGATTGCCGAACTGGCACCACTGCGTCGCGAACTTTTGCAGGTGAACTACGCCAAGGCAGCGGACATCGCCAAGCTGTTCCAGTCGGTGACCAGTGCCGAGGCTAAAATCGACGAGCGTGGCTCGATCACCGTCGATGAGCGGACCAACAACATCATTGCCTATCAGACTCAGGATCGTCTCGACGAACTGCGGCGGATCGTGGCACAGCTGGATATACCGGTGCGTCAGGTGATGATCGAGGCGCGGATCGTCGAGGCTAACGTCGATTACGACAAAAGCCTGGGCGTGCGCTGGGGCGGTTCGATCCAGAACAAGGGCAATTGGAACGCCTCCGGGGTCAACGGTTCGTCGAGCACCATTGGTACTCCTGGCAGCACCAGTACCAACTCGCCGTTCGTCGACATGGGCACCGTCAACAATACTTCAGGGATCGGCATCGCGTTCATCACCGACAACGTCTTGCTCGATCTTGAGCTGACGGCCATGGAGAAAACCGGCAACGGTGAAATCGTTTCGCAGCCCAAGGTCGTCACCTCGGACAAGGAAACCGCGAAAATCCTCAAAGGCACCGAGATTCCGTATCAGGAAGCCAGCTCCAGCGGCGCCACGTCGGTGTCGTTCAAGGAGGCCTCGCTGTCGCTGGAAGTCACGCCGCAGATCACCCCCGACAATCGCATCATCATGGAGGTCAAGGTCACCAAGGACGAACCGGATTACCTGAACAAAGTGCAGGATGTACCGCCGATCAAGAAAAACGAGGTCAACGCCAAGGTGCTGGTCAACGACGGCGAAACCATCGTGATTGGGGGCGTTTTCTCAAATACTCAAAGCAAGGTCGTAGATAAGGTGCCATTTCTTGGCGATGTGCCGTATCTTGGCCGCCTTTTCCGGCGTGATGTGGTTTCGGAGAAAAAATCCGAGCTGCTGGTATTTCTCACACCACGTATCATGAATAACCAGGCGATTGCTGTGAGTCGTTGATTCTGTGCGAAATTTGATTCTTGTAGGACCGATGGGCGCTGGCAAAAGCACCATCGGCCGGTTGCTGGCCAAAGAGTTGCGCCTGCCGTTCAAAGATTCCGACAAGGAAATTGAACTGCGCACGGGCGCCAATATCCCGTGGATCTTCGACAAGGAAGGCGAACCCGGCTTTCGTGACCGTGAGCAGGCGATGATCGCCGAGCTGTGCGCGTTCGATGGCGTGGTGTTGGCGACCGGCGGTGGTGCAGTCATGCGCGATGCCAATCGCAAGGCCCTGCATGAGGGTGGGCGAGTGGTGTATCTGCACGCCTCCGTTGAGCAGCAGGTCGGACGCACATCGCGCGACCGTAATCGACCGTTGCTGCGCACCGCCAATCCGGAGAAAACCCTGCGCGACCTGCTGGCGATTCGTGATCCGCTCTATCGGGAAATCGCCGATCTGGTGGTAGAAACCGACGAACGGCCGCCACGCATGGTCGTACTCGACATTCTCGATCGTCTGGCGCAGTTACCTCCCCGTTAAAGCATCGCTCGAAATGCGCTATCCTCGGCGTCCTGTCACAGCCCGTCGAGGTTGTGGCGGATGGCGTGCGAGCGGCGTCATACCCGCTATAGGCCGCAGATAACCAATAATTCAGGGCAGGACGCCTGCTTCCATCTTCACTGTGGGGACACATGCAGACACTCAAGGTCGATCTAGGCGAGCGCAGCTACCCGATTCATATTGGCGAAGGTTTGTTGGATCAGCCTGAGTTGCTGGCTCCGCATATCCATGGGCGGCAGGTGGCAATCATCTCCAACGAGACCGTTGCGCCGCTCTATCTCGAACGTCTGACCCGCAGCCTGGCGCAGTTCTCGGTAATATCGGTGGTGTTGCCGGACGGCGAAGCCTTCAAGAACTGGGAAACCCTGCAACTGATCTTCGACGGTCTGCTGACCGCCCGTCATGACCGCCGCACCACCGTGGTCGCCCTCGGCGGCGGTGTGATCGGCGACATGGCCGGTTTCGCCGCTGCCTGTTACCAGCGCGGCGTCGACTTCATCCAGATCCCTACGACATTGCTGTCCCAGGTCGATTCGTCCGTGGGCGGCAAGACCGGCATCAACCATTCGCTGGGCAAGAACATGGTCGGCGCGTTCTATCAACCGAACGTGGTGCTGATCGATACGGCGTCCCTGAAAACCCTGCCAGAGCGCGAGCTGTCGGCGGGCTTGGCGGAGGTCATCAAATACGGTCTGATCTGCGATGAGCCGTTCCTGACCTGGCTCGAAGTCAACGTCGATGCCCTGCGTGCGCTGGATCAGAAAGCCCTGACTTACGCCATCGAGCGCTCCTGCGCAGCCAAGGCTGCGGTTGTGGGTGCCGATGAGAAAGAAACCGGCGTACGCGCCACGCTCAACCTCGGCCACACCTTCGGTCACGCCATCGAGACCCACATGGGCTATGGTGTCTGGTTGCACGGGGAAGCGGTCGCCGCTGGCACGGTGATGGCGCTGGAAATGTCCGCCCGTCTGGGCTGGATCAGTGACGCTGAGCGTGATCGCGGAATTCGTCTGTTCCAGCGCGCCGGTCTGCCGGTGGTGCCACCGACGGAAATGACCGAAGCCGATTTTCTTCAACACATGGCAATCGACAAAAAAGTGATCGACGGTCGTCTGCGCCTGGTGCTGCTGCGCCGGATGGGCGAAGCGGTAGTGACCGCCGATTATCCGAAAGAGGTTCTACAGGCCACGCTGGGAGCGGATTACCGCGCCCTGGCTCAGCTTAAAGGTTAATAAGATTCCGATGACTAGTTTGCATGCCGACGAGGCGTTCCTCGGCCATTTCCAGTTAAGTCACGACCCGTTCGCGCCGCGCGTGCCGGGCTTCAAATTCTTTCCGGCCCAGCGCAAACCGGTGCTGGGTCAACTGCATCATCTGGCGCGTTATAGCCAGTTGCTGCTGGTAGTCACTGGACCGCAGGGCAGCGGCAAAACGTTGCTGCGTCAGGCGCTGGTCGCCAGCACCAACAAGCAGTCGGTGCAGAGCGTGGTGGTTTCCGCCCGTGGCGCCGGCGATGCCGCCGGTGTGCTGCGTCAGGTCGCTCAGGCGCTGAACGTTGCTCAGGCCGAAGTGGGCGCGATTCTCGATCAGGTGGTGCAACTCGCGCTGACCGGTCAGGAAGTCTATTTGCTGGTGGATGACGCCGAGCAGCTCGACGAATCTGCCCTCGAAGCGTTGATGGCGCTGGGCGCCGGCGCACCGGAAGGTCGCCCGCATGTGTTCCTGTTCGGCGAGTCATCGCTGATCGCGCAGCTTGAGGCCTTGCACCTCGAGGAAGAGCGTTTCCACGTCATCGAATTGCAGCCGTACACCGAAGAAGAGACCCGCGAATATCTCGACCAGCGGCTTGAAGGCGCAGGCCGGGGCGTCGAACTTTTCACCGCAGATCAGATCTCTGATATTCACGAAAGCGCCGAGGGTTGGCCGGGCAACATCAACCAGGTCGCTCGCGATGCTCTGATCGAAGTCATGATTGCCAGCCGCTCTGCGGTCAAGCGTCCAAGTATGGGGTTCAACATGCCGAAGAAACACGTATTGGCGATTTCCGCCGTCGTTGTGGTCGCGGTCGCTGCCGCCTGGCTGATGCCGGGTCGCAACAAGGCGCCGACCACCGGTGCACCGGCCAATGAACAGGCACAGTTGCCATTGGGTCAGGGCGCAGCCAATGGCGGCGCGCCGAACGTTGAGTTCGCCGGTAATACGCAGCCGATGCCGTTGCCGCTGGTCGGCAACTCGCAACCGGTGATGCGCGGTCCTTTGGCCGAAGCGGCCGGTGGCATTACCGAAGGCGACGATGGCGTGCCGCTGGAAGGTTCCAGCGACACCCCGCCGACCGTTACCACTTCCGCGCCGCCTGCGGGCGTTCCGGCCGGCCCTGCGCCGACACCGGTTCCGTTGCCAGCGGCCAAGCCGACTCCGGCGCCGACGCAAGTGGCTACCGCCAAGCCTGCACCGGCAGCGCCAGTGGCCAAACCGGCTCCAGCACCGGCCAAGCCTGTGGCTGCGGCCAAACCGGCCGAGAAGCCTGTTGCCGTCGCCAAAGCCGCCGGTGGCAGCTGGTACGCGGGTCAACCGACCGGCAACTACGTGGTGCAGATCCTCGGCACCAGCTCCGAAACTGCCGCGCAAAACTTCGTCAAGGAGCAGGGTGGCGAGTACCGTTATTTCAAGAAAGTCCTCAACGGCAAGCCTCTCTACGTGATCACCTACGGCAACTTCGCCAATCGTGATGCGGCCGTTTCTGCCATCAAGGCCTTGCCAGCGAAGGTTCAGGCTGGTAAACCTTGGCCTCGCACTGTGGCCAGCGTCCAACAGGAACTGGCAACAACTCGCTGAAGATTCGGCGGCCTTACCCAGGCCGCCTCTCCAAGCACCTCAAAATTTCTACGAGTGCGCGCCGTCTCTACAGACCGCGTGCCTTGTGGTGTCTGCGTCACAGTAGTCTTTGAGTCGTTGCGGTCAAAATTAAAAAAGTTTTGACTAGCACAGCAGATCGCTTTAAACCTTTCACAAATGCGACATGAATTTGCGACATTTCGTCGTCAAATTTGTGAGCCTCTGTGTCGCTGTGTACAATGACCACCCTTTTGCCCCTGCTAAGCCGGCGTACGTTCGGCGCAGGATGCAAGTGGTTGAATTGAAAAGAAATTTGCCTCGAAAAGAGGCAGCCTGGTGAGAAAGTGTCTATGAAAGCAGGTCTGTACCAACCAGATGAATTCAAGGATAACTGCGGTTTCGGCCTGATAGCCCATATGCAGGGCGAGCCCAGTCATACCCTTTTGCAAACGGCCATTGAGGCCCTGACCTGCATGACCCACCGCGGTGGGATTAATGCCGACGGCAAGACCGGTGACGGTTGCGGTCTGCTGATTCAGAAGCCTGACGCGTTCCTGCGAGCCATTGCCCAGGAAACCTTCAGCGTCGAACTGCCCAAGCAATATGCAGTGGGCATGGTTTTCTTCAACCAGGATCCGGTCAAGGCCGAAGCCGCTCGCGAGAACATGAACCGCGAGATCCTCGCTGAAGGTCTGCAATTGATCGGCTGGCGCAAAGTGCCAATCGACACCAGCGTCCTCGGCCGCCTGGCCCTTGAGCGCCTGCCACAGATCGAGCAGGTGTACATCGGCGGTGAAGGCCTGAGCGATCAGGATATGGCCGTGAAGCTGTTCAGTGCACGTCGTCGTTCGTCGGTGGCCAACGCCGTCGACTCCGACCACTACATCTGCAGCTTTTCGCACAAGACCATCATCTATAAAGGCCTGATGATGCCGGCCGACCTGGCCGCGTTCTATCCAGACCTGAGCGACGAGCGCCTGCAAACCGCGATCTGCGTGTTCCACCAGCGCTTTTCCACCAACACTCTGCCGAAATGGCCACTGGCGCAGCCATTCCGCTTCCTCGCCCACAACGGCGAGATCAACACCATCACCGGTAACCGTAACTGGGCGCAGGCCCGTCGGACCAAGTTCACCAATGATCTGATGGATTTGGAAGAGCTCGGCCCGCTGGTCAACCGTGTCGGTTCCGACTCCTCGAGCATGGATAACATGCTCGAGCTGATGGTCACTGGCGGCATCGACCTGTTCCGTGGCGTGCGGATGATCATTCCGCCGGCGTGGCAGAACGTCGAAACCATGGACCCGGATCTGCGTGCGTTCTACGAGTACAACTCGATGCACATGGAGCCGTGGGACGGCCCGGCTGGCGTGGTGATGACTGACGGTCGTTACGCGGTGTGCCTGCTCGACCGTAACGGTCTGCGCCCGGCGCGTTGGGTCACCACCACCAACGGTTTCATCACCCTGGCGTCGGAAATCGGCGTGTGGGACTACAAACCTGAGGACGTGATTGCCAAAGGCCGCGTCGGCCCTGGCCAGATCTTCGCCGTGGATACCGAAACCGGGCAGATCCTCGACACCGATGCGATCGACAACCGTCTGAAATCCCGTCATCCGTACAAGCAATGGCTGCGCAAGAACGCTCTGCGCATCCAGGCGACCATGGAAGACAACGACCACGGTTCGGCTTTTTACGACGTCGATCAGCTCAAGCAATACATGAAGATGTATCAGGTCACGTTCGAAGAACGCGATCAGGTCCTGCGTCCGCTCGGCGAGCAAGGCTACGAAGCCGTTGGTTCGATGGGCGACGACACGCCGATGGCCGTGCTGTCGCAGCGCGTGCGCACGCCGTACGACTACTTCCGTCAGCAGTTCGCGCAGGTCACCAACCCGCCGATCGACCCGCTGCGTGAAGCGATCGTGATGTCGCTGGAAATCTGCCTCGGTGCCGAGCGCAACATTTTCCAGGAGTCGCCGGAACACGCTTCACGCGTGATCCTCAGCTCGCCGGTCATTTCCCCGGCCAAGTGGCGCTCGCTGATGAACCTCGACCGTCCGGGTTTCGAACGGGCGATCATCGACCTCAACTACGACGAAAGCGTCGGCCTCGAAGCGGCGATCCGCAACGTTGCCGATCAGGCTGAAGAGGCCGTGCGCGCCGGTCGCACCCAGATCGTTCTGAGCGACCGCCATATCGCTCCGGGCAAGCTGCCGATCCACGCCTCGCTGGCGACCGGTGCCGTGCACCACCGCCTGACCGAAAAAGGCCTGCGTTGCGATTCCAACATCCTTGTTGAAACCGCGACCGCCCGTGACCCGCATCACTTCGCCGTACTGATCGGTTTCGGCGCCTCGGCGGTCTATCCGTTCCTCGCGTACGAAGTGCTGGGCGACCTGATCCGTACCGGTGAAGTGCTGGGCGACCTCTATGAGGTGTTCAAGAACTACCGCAAAGGCATCACCAAAGGTCTGCTGAAGATCCTCTCGAAGATGGGTATCTCGACCATCGCTTCGTACCGTGGTGCGCAGCTGTTCGAAGCCATCGGCCTGTCCGAAGAAGTTTGCGACCTGAGCTTCCGTGGCGTGCCGAGCCGCATCAAGGGTGCACGTTTCGTCGACATCGAAGCCGAGCAGAAAGCACTCGCCACCGAAGCCTGGAGTCCGCGCAAGCCGATCCAGCAGGGCGGTCTGCTGAAGTTCGTCCACGGTGGCGAATATCACGCCTACAACCCGGACGTGGTCAACACCCTGCAAGCCGCTGTGCAGCAGGGCGACTACGCCAAGTTCAAGGAATACACCGCGCTGGTGGACAACCGTCCGGTGTCGATGATTCGCGACCTGTTCAAGGTCAAGACCCTCGACACGCCGCTGGACATCAGTGAAATCGAACCGCTGGAATCGGTGCTCAAGCGCTTCGACTCTGCCGGTATCTCGCTGGGCGCACTGTCGCCGGAAGCTCACGAAGCCCTGGCCGAAGCCATGAACCGCCTCGGTGCGCGTTCCAACTCCGGCGAAGGCGGTGAAGACCCGGCGCGTTACGGCACCATCAAGAGCTCGAAAATCAAGCAAGTTGCGACTGGCCGCTTCGGGGTGACTCCGGAATACCTGGTCAACGCCGAAGTGCTGCAGATCAAGGTCGCGCAAGGCGCCAAGCCGGGCGAGGGCGGGCAACTGCCGGGCGGTAAAGTGAACGGGCTGATCGCCAAGCTGCGTTACGCAGTGCCGGGCGTGACCCTGATTTCGCCGCCGCCGCACCACGACATCTATTCGATCGAAGACTTGTCGCAGCTGATTTTCGACTTGAAACAGGTCAACCCGAAGGCGCTGGTCTCGGTGAAGCTGGTAGCAGAAGCGGGCGTCGGCACCATCGCCGCCGGTGTGGCCAAGGCCTATGCGGACCTGATCACCATCTCCGGTTACGACGGTGGCACCGGTGCCTCGCCGCTGACTTCGATCAAATACGCCGGCGCACCGTGGGAACTCGGCCTCGCCGAAACCCACCAGACCCTGCGCGGCAACGACCTGCGCGGCAAAGTCCGGGTGCAGACCGACGGCGGCCTGAAAACCGGCCTCGACGTGATCAAGGCGGCGATCCTTGGCGCCGAAAGCTTCGGCTTCGGTACTGCGCCAATGATCGCGCTGGGCTGCAAATACCTGCGTATCTGCCACCTGAACAACTGCGCCACCGGCGTTGCGACGCAGAACGAGAAGCTGCGCAAGGACCACTACATCGGTACCGTCGACATGGTGGTGAATTTCTTCACCTACGTCGCCGAAGAAACCCGTGAGTGGCTGGCCAAGCTCGGCGTGCGCTCCCTCGAAGAGCTGATCGGTCGCACCGATCTGCTGGAAATCCTCGAAGGCCAGACCGCCAAGCAAAACCACCTGGATCTGACGCCGTTGTTGGGCAGCGATCACATCCCTGCGGACAAGCCACAGTTCTGCGGTGTTGAGCGCAACCCGCCGTTCGACAAAGGTCTGCTGGCCGAGAAAATGGTCGAGATGGCCTCATCGGCAATCAACGACCTCAGCGGCGCCGAGTTCGACCTGGACATCTGCAACTGCGACCGTTCGATCGGCGCGCGGATCTCCGGCGAAATCGCCCGTAAG includes:
- a CDS encoding PilN domain-containing protein, translating into MARINLLPWREERREERRKRFLLALIGVVVGSVGAVLIADQVISTAIARQVARNDYIGKQIAVVDERIKQISDLKARRQQLVERMRIIQDLQGNRQISGRIFDQLARTLPDGAYFTDVKMAGKTLSISGAAESNNRISELMRNLDASDWFDAPGLNEVKATTEGQVDQANTFELTVRQTQPRTVEDEQ
- the pilO gene encoding type 4a pilus biogenesis protein PilO, giving the protein MKPSEWLESLRDIDFNDLDTSNIGSWPGAVKAIAGALLMVLVLALGYNFFISDLENQLDAKREEEATLKEQFASKARLSANLELYTQQMKEMENTFGVLLRQLPSDTEVPGLLEDITRTGLGSGLEFEEIKLLPEVTQQFYIELPIQITVTGAYHDLATFVSGVAGLPRIVTLHDFELAPANKDGGPKLRMSILAKTYRYNDKGLQK
- a CDS encoding pilus assembly protein PilP → MSPVRYIALAMTLLALNGCGGSDDFSDLDAYMNEVRLRPAGRIEPTPTFRSYPTFTYSAANLRSPFSRQVRVDLAGQKHGSRNVKPDPNRVKQYLEGFNIEQFEMVGTISNVSGSFALLRGAGGVHRLKVGDYLGRNDGRIVAISATQVDVVEIVPDGEGAWLERPRTIPLKEHS
- the pilQ gene encoding type IV pilus secretin PilQ, producing MNRIFSTLGFSLWIALMSPMVLAANLKTLDVAALPGDRVELKLSFDGPPPQPKGYTTESPARIALDLPGVVSQLASKNLDLGSGNARTATVVEAKDRTRLIVSLTQLAPYNTRVAGNNLFVVVGQGAPAAAPRAAAVTPRAAVAATAPAKAFVPKSRAIRGVDFQRGTAGEGNVVIDLSDPTIAPDIQEHDGKIILSFARTQLPEKLRVRLDVKDFATPVQFVNAAVSGDRTVISVEPGGTYEYSTFQTDNKLTVSIRPMTVDDLQKRNADRQAYVGEKLSLNFQDIDVRSVLQLIADFTNLNLVASDTVQGGITLRLQNVPWDQALDLVLKTKGLDKRKIGNVLLVAPADEIAARERQELESQKQIAELAPLRRELLQVNYAKAADIAKLFQSVTSAEAKIDERGSITVDERTNNIIAYQTQDRLDELRRIVAQLDIPVRQVMIEARIVEANVDYDKSLGVRWGGSIQNKGNWNASGVNGSSSTIGTPGSTSTNSPFVDMGTVNNTSGIGIAFITDNVLLDLELTAMEKTGNGEIVSQPKVVTSDKETAKILKGTEIPYQEASSSGATSVSFKEASLSLEVTPQITPDNRIIMEVKVTKDEPDYLNKVQDVPPIKKNEVNAKVLVNDGETIVIGGVFSNTQSKVVDKVPFLGDVPYLGRLFRRDVVSEKKSELLVFLTPRIMNNQAIAVSR
- the aroK gene encoding shikimate kinase AroK; protein product: MRNLILVGPMGAGKSTIGRLLAKELRLPFKDSDKEIELRTGANIPWIFDKEGEPGFRDREQAMIAELCAFDGVVLATGGGAVMRDANRKALHEGGRVVYLHASVEQQVGRTSRDRNRPLLRTANPEKTLRDLLAIRDPLYREIADLVVETDERPPRMVVLDILDRLAQLPPR
- the aroB gene encoding 3-dehydroquinate synthase, translated to MQTLKVDLGERSYPIHIGEGLLDQPELLAPHIHGRQVAIISNETVAPLYLERLTRSLAQFSVISVVLPDGEAFKNWETLQLIFDGLLTARHDRRTTVVALGGGVIGDMAGFAAACYQRGVDFIQIPTTLLSQVDSSVGGKTGINHSLGKNMVGAFYQPNVVLIDTASLKTLPERELSAGLAEVIKYGLICDEPFLTWLEVNVDALRALDQKALTYAIERSCAAKAAVVGADEKETGVRATLNLGHTFGHAIETHMGYGVWLHGEAVAAGTVMALEMSARLGWISDAERDRGIRLFQRAGLPVVPPTEMTEADFLQHMAIDKKVIDGRLRLVLLRRMGEAVVTADYPKEVLQATLGADYRALAQLKG
- a CDS encoding AAA family ATPase; amino-acid sequence: MTSLHADEAFLGHFQLSHDPFAPRVPGFKFFPAQRKPVLGQLHHLARYSQLLLVVTGPQGSGKTLLRQALVASTNKQSVQSVVVSARGAGDAAGVLRQVAQALNVAQAEVGAILDQVVQLALTGQEVYLLVDDAEQLDESALEALMALGAGAPEGRPHVFLFGESSLIAQLEALHLEEERFHVIELQPYTEEETREYLDQRLEGAGRGVELFTADQISDIHESAEGWPGNINQVARDALIEVMIASRSAVKRPSMGFNMPKKHVLAISAVVVVAVAAAWLMPGRNKAPTTGAPANEQAQLPLGQGAANGGAPNVEFAGNTQPMPLPLVGNSQPVMRGPLAEAAGGITEGDDGVPLEGSSDTPPTVTTSAPPAGVPAGPAPTPVPLPAAKPTPAPTQVATAKPAPAAPVAKPAPAPAKPVAAAKPAEKPVAVAKAAGGSWYAGQPTGNYVVQILGTSSETAAQNFVKEQGGEYRYFKKVLNGKPLYVITYGNFANRDAAVSAIKALPAKVQAGKPWPRTVASVQQELATTR
- the gltB gene encoding glutamate synthase large subunit, which encodes MKAGLYQPDEFKDNCGFGLIAHMQGEPSHTLLQTAIEALTCMTHRGGINADGKTGDGCGLLIQKPDAFLRAIAQETFSVELPKQYAVGMVFFNQDPVKAEAARENMNREILAEGLQLIGWRKVPIDTSVLGRLALERLPQIEQVYIGGEGLSDQDMAVKLFSARRRSSVANAVDSDHYICSFSHKTIIYKGLMMPADLAAFYPDLSDERLQTAICVFHQRFSTNTLPKWPLAQPFRFLAHNGEINTITGNRNWAQARRTKFTNDLMDLEELGPLVNRVGSDSSSMDNMLELMVTGGIDLFRGVRMIIPPAWQNVETMDPDLRAFYEYNSMHMEPWDGPAGVVMTDGRYAVCLLDRNGLRPARWVTTTNGFITLASEIGVWDYKPEDVIAKGRVGPGQIFAVDTETGQILDTDAIDNRLKSRHPYKQWLRKNALRIQATMEDNDHGSAFYDVDQLKQYMKMYQVTFEERDQVLRPLGEQGYEAVGSMGDDTPMAVLSQRVRTPYDYFRQQFAQVTNPPIDPLREAIVMSLEICLGAERNIFQESPEHASRVILSSPVISPAKWRSLMNLDRPGFERAIIDLNYDESVGLEAAIRNVADQAEEAVRAGRTQIVLSDRHIAPGKLPIHASLATGAVHHRLTEKGLRCDSNILVETATARDPHHFAVLIGFGASAVYPFLAYEVLGDLIRTGEVLGDLYEVFKNYRKGITKGLLKILSKMGISTIASYRGAQLFEAIGLSEEVCDLSFRGVPSRIKGARFVDIEAEQKALATEAWSPRKPIQQGGLLKFVHGGEYHAYNPDVVNTLQAAVQQGDYAKFKEYTALVDNRPVSMIRDLFKVKTLDTPLDISEIEPLESVLKRFDSAGISLGALSPEAHEALAEAMNRLGARSNSGEGGEDPARYGTIKSSKIKQVATGRFGVTPEYLVNAEVLQIKVAQGAKPGEGGQLPGGKVNGLIAKLRYAVPGVTLISPPPHHDIYSIEDLSQLIFDLKQVNPKALVSVKLVAEAGVGTIAAGVAKAYADLITISGYDGGTGASPLTSIKYAGAPWELGLAETHQTLRGNDLRGKVRVQTDGGLKTGLDVIKAAILGAESFGFGTAPMIALGCKYLRICHLNNCATGVATQNEKLRKDHYIGTVDMVVNFFTYVAEETREWLAKLGVRSLEELIGRTDLLEILEGQTAKQNHLDLTPLLGSDHIPADKPQFCGVERNPPFDKGLLAEKMVEMASSAINDLSGAEFDLDICNCDRSIGARISGEIARKHGNQGMAKAPITFRFKGTAGQSFGVWNAGGLNMYLEGDANDYVGKGMTGGKLTIVPPKGSVYKTQESAIIGNTCLYGATGGKLFAAGTAGERFAVRNSGAHTVVEGTGDHCCEYMTGGFVCVLGKTGYNFGSGMTGGFAYVLDQDNTFVDRVNHELVEIQRISGEAMEAYRSHLQNVLNEYVAETDSEWGRELAENLDDYLRRFWLVKPKAASLKSLLSSTRASPQ